One Chitinophagaceae bacterium C216 genomic window carries:
- the xerD gene encoding Tyrosine recombinase XerD, with translation MWEAYKKGFKAYLQLEKSLSSNSTEAYLRDLDKLTQFLEMNNMAKSPAAVTLQDLQFFIKWIAEMQLADTSQARIISGIRAFYKYCLLENVVEEDPSILLEAPKTKRALPDVLSFEEIERILQQIDLSKPEGTRNKAILETLYSCGLRVSEVVNLRISQLYLDVGFIRVTGKGDKERLVPIGAAAVKYINLYRQTVRVHIDVKPGNEDILFLNRRGTKLSRVMIFLIIKELAQKAGITKTISPHTFRHSFATHLIEGGANLRAVQEMLGHESITTTEIYTHLDKEFLRKTLEEFHPSFSRNT, from the coding sequence CGCTTTCTTCAAACTCTACAGAAGCCTATCTGCGTGATTTGGATAAGCTCACGCAATTTCTTGAGATGAATAATATGGCTAAGAGTCCTGCAGCGGTTACCCTGCAGGACTTGCAGTTTTTTATAAAGTGGATAGCCGAGATGCAGTTGGCCGATACTTCACAGGCACGGATTATATCGGGGATTAGGGCATTCTATAAATATTGTTTGCTAGAGAATGTTGTAGAAGAAGATCCATCTATACTACTGGAAGCGCCTAAAACCAAAAGAGCTTTGCCAGATGTGCTCAGTTTTGAAGAAATTGAGCGCATCTTACAGCAAATCGATTTAAGTAAGCCCGAAGGTACGCGCAACAAAGCTATTCTGGAAACATTGTACAGTTGTGGCTTGCGTGTGAGCGAAGTGGTGAATTTGCGCATCTCCCAATTGTATTTGGATGTAGGATTCATACGGGTTACAGGAAAAGGAGATAAAGAAAGGTTGGTGCCTATTGGCGCTGCAGCAGTCAAATACATCAATCTGTATCGACAAACGGTGCGAGTACATATCGATGTGAAGCCCGGAAATGAAGATATTTTATTTCTGAATCGAAGAGGCACAAAGTTGTCGCGCGTAATGATTTTCTTAATTATAAAAGAGCTGGCTCAAAAGGCCGGGATTACCAAAACGATTTCTCCGCATACCTTTCGTCATTCTTTTGCTACACATTTAATAGAAGGTGGAGCCAATCTGAGAGCGGTACAGGAAATGTTGGGCCATGAAAGCATTACTACCACCGAAATCTATACACATCTGGATAAAGAGTTTCTCAGAAAAACATTGGAAGAGTTTCATCCTTCCTTTAGCAGGAATACTTAA